The following coding sequences lie in one Massilia sp. KIM genomic window:
- a CDS encoding patatin-like phospholipase family protein yields MNPADFSSLTPAQVADLRRKLEAAGCHPPPQVASLAELDPALALLRRRFNLPDSEGLDAATLRCLDGCAGTVFGDVLDDELRLLRPDASPPSAPSAAPPDPEELLARAHAGMLTGLALSGGGVRSATFGLGALQALAGIRFLSRIDYLSTVSGGGFIGGWLSRCIHAQGGDVAAVEAMLAPHVGAREAPAVRFLRQYSNYLSPRGGMFSADTWTLIGTYIRNTGLNLAMLVAWLCALLLLPRACVWAVHRVVTPGGPWAHLSDIAWILGVALFLVAVFCTALSISSKPASSRGLRRFPLSQGAVLWCINLPLVLAGFLGSLGLWPHGGVTLTWDGSALPAALHGEWGWLLAPGVVYFIVWACGWYLAHDRESPYRRTGYTLCVAGLCVVLLVLIEAGQRFAPEVAPFWGRRLAPLVQALWGLITLLPVVALGLALDTRLARERPLRDLTRAELGEGLSHFLCATGALTLGTVLLLAGLAALPSPASHPVLNNAIALSSFGMPLMMALFASTTTLMIGLIGRLYSDASREWWNRQGAWAAIFALTWLAAFGVSFFLAPLLHWGWLTYDLWSNLGTLAGWLAMTAFGLKAGSGTATGMRGLPPSRLDLAARLAPYVFTVGIFALLSTLVQAVVAWPSVYCPHGQLSCVYAAHAGATLATSGQTLALAFAAFLGAALVLGWRVDINKFSLYMLYRNRVVRAYFGASNDARQPHPFTGFDPNDDLLLSELHSQRPYPIINTSLSLVSGEELAWRTRRAASFAFTPRWCGFELPPLPHGGLPRQDGEAARGCYRPTAQYASRSGVGNDDDAGVRLGMAVALSGAAASPNMGAHSSPPLNFLMTMFNVRLGRWCPNPRRPSWTSSSPPIGLFSLLAELFGMTNTDAPYVHLSDGGHFENLGIYELVRRRCRLVIAVDVATDRLLAFEDLGNAIRRCATDLHVRIDLDVSRLDLRKDTGLCGASCAAGRIRYSLTDRDAVDGVLLYLKPAIVGNENADVLNYRRLHPDYPHQSTADQWFDDAQFESYRALGQHVAECALREAVHAARRADGGIDIEVLCGQLLRRHGAAGQVAGAEAPPGLVRERCR; encoded by the coding sequence GGACGGCTGCGCCGGCACCGTGTTCGGCGACGTCCTCGACGACGAGCTGCGGCTCCTGCGTCCCGATGCGTCGCCGCCGTCGGCCCCATCCGCCGCGCCGCCCGACCCCGAGGAGCTGCTGGCGCGCGCCCACGCCGGCATGCTCACCGGGCTGGCCCTGTCCGGCGGCGGCGTGCGCAGCGCCACCTTCGGCCTGGGCGCCCTGCAGGCGCTGGCCGGCATACGTTTCCTGAGCCGGATCGACTACCTGTCCACCGTCTCGGGCGGCGGCTTCATCGGCGGCTGGCTGTCGCGCTGCATCCATGCCCAGGGCGGCGACGTGGCCGCCGTCGAGGCCATGCTGGCGCCCCACGTGGGCGCGCGCGAGGCGCCGGCGGTGCGCTTCCTGCGCCAGTACAGCAACTACCTGTCGCCGCGCGGGGGCATGTTCAGCGCCGACACCTGGACCCTGATCGGCACCTACATCCGCAACACCGGCCTGAACCTGGCCATGCTGGTGGCCTGGCTGTGTGCCCTGCTGCTGCTGCCGCGCGCCTGCGTGTGGGCGGTGCACCGGGTGGTCACGCCCGGCGGGCCCTGGGCCCACCTGTCCGACATCGCCTGGATCCTGGGCGTGGCCCTGTTCCTGGTGGCCGTGTTCTGCACCGCGCTCTCGATCTCCAGCAAACCCGCCAGCTCGCGCGGGCTGCGCCGCTTTCCGCTGTCGCAGGGCGCGGTCCTGTGGTGCATCAACCTGCCCCTGGTGCTGGCCGGCTTCCTCGGCAGCCTGGGCCTGTGGCCGCACGGCGGCGTCACCCTCACCTGGGACGGCAGCGCCCTGCCCGCGGCCCTGCACGGCGAATGGGGCTGGCTGCTGGCGCCGGGGGTGGTCTACTTCATCGTCTGGGCCTGCGGCTGGTACCTGGCGCACGACCGCGAAAGCCCCTACCGGCGCACCGGCTACACCCTGTGCGTGGCCGGCCTGTGCGTGGTGCTGCTGGTGCTGATCGAGGCCGGCCAGCGCTTCGCGCCCGAGGTCGCGCCCTTCTGGGGCCGGCGCCTGGCGCCGCTGGTGCAGGCGCTGTGGGGCTTGATCACCCTGCTGCCGGTGGTGGCGCTCGGCCTGGCACTGGATACGCGCCTGGCCCGCGAGCGTCCGCTGCGCGACCTGACCCGGGCCGAGCTGGGCGAAGGCCTGTCGCACTTCCTGTGCGCCACCGGCGCGCTGACCCTGGGCACGGTGCTGCTGCTGGCGGGCCTGGCGGCGCTGCCCTCGCCGGCCTCGCACCCGGTGCTCAACAACGCCATCGCCCTGAGCAGCTTCGGCATGCCGCTCATGATGGCGCTGTTCGCCAGCACCACCACCCTGATGATCGGCCTGATCGGCCGCCTTTACAGCGACGCCAGCCGCGAATGGTGGAACCGCCAGGGCGCCTGGGCCGCGATCTTCGCGCTCACCTGGCTGGCGGCCTTCGGCGTCAGCTTCTTCCTGGCGCCGCTGCTGCACTGGGGCTGGCTGACCTACGACCTGTGGTCCAACCTCGGCACCCTGGCCGGCTGGCTGGCGATGACCGCCTTCGGCCTGAAGGCCGGCAGCGGCACCGCGACCGGCATGCGCGGACTCCCGCCCTCGCGCCTGGACCTGGCGGCGCGCCTGGCGCCCTATGTCTTCACGGTCGGGATCTTCGCGCTCCTGAGCACCCTGGTGCAGGCGGTGGTGGCCTGGCCCAGCGTCTACTGTCCGCACGGCCAGCTGTCCTGCGTGTACGCGGCGCACGCGGGCGCCACCCTGGCCACCAGCGGCCAGACCCTGGCGCTGGCCTTCGCCGCCTTCCTGGGCGCGGCCCTGGTGCTCGGCTGGCGGGTCGACATCAACAAGTTCTCGCTCTACATGCTGTACCGCAACCGCGTGGTGCGCGCCTACTTCGGAGCCAGCAACGACGCGCGCCAGCCCCACCCCTTCACCGGCTTCGACCCGAACGACGACCTGCTCCTGAGCGAACTGCACAGCCAGCGTCCCTACCCCATCATCAACACCTCGCTCAGCCTGGTGAGCGGCGAGGAACTGGCCTGGCGCACGCGACGCGCCGCGTCCTTCGCCTTCACGCCGCGCTGGTGCGGCTTCGAGCTGCCGCCGCTGCCGCACGGCGGCCTGCCGCGCCAGGACGGCGAAGCGGCGCGCGGCTGCTACCGCCCCACCGCGCAATACGCCTCGCGCTCCGGCGTGGGCAACGACGACGACGCCGGGGTGCGCCTGGGCATGGCGGTGGCGCTGTCCGGGGCGGCGGCCAGCCCCAACATGGGCGCGCATTCCTCGCCGCCGCTGAACTTCCTGATGACCATGTTCAACGTGCGCCTCGGCCGCTGGTGCCCGAATCCGCGCCGCCCGAGCTGGACCAGCTCCTCGCCGCCGATCGGGTTGTTCAGCCTCCTGGCCGAGCTGTTCGGCATGACCAACACCGACGCGCCCTACGTCCACCTGTCCGACGGCGGGCACTTCGAGAACCTCGGCATCTACGAGCTGGTGCGCCGGCGCTGCCGCCTGGTGATCGCGGTCGACGTGGCCACCGACCGCCTGCTGGCCTTCGAGGACCTGGGCAACGCGATCCGCCGCTGCGCCACCGACCTGCACGTGCGGATCGACCTGGACGTTTCGCGCCTGGATCTGCGCAAGGACACGGGACTGTGCGGGGCGAGCTGCGCGGCGGGGCGGATTCGCTACAGCCTGACGGACCGCGATGCGGTGGACGGGGTGCTGCTGTACCTGAAGCCGGCGATCGTCGGCAACGAGAACGCGGATGTGCTGAATTACCGGCGCCTGCATCCGGATTACCCGCACCAGAGCACGGCGGACCAGTGGTTCGACGATGCGCAGTTCGAGAGCTATCGGGCGCTGGGGCAGCACGTGGCGGAGTGCGCGCTGCGCGAGGCTGTGCATGCGGCCAGGCGCGCGGATGGGGGGATCGATATCGAGGTCTTGTGCGGGCAGTTGCTGCGCAGGCATGGCGCGGCGGGACAGGTGGCGGGGGCGGAGGCGCCGCCAGGCTTGGTGCGTGAGCGCTGTCGTTAG
- a CDS encoding response regulator: MSAIPLANPPVLEQIDWAGKNYLVVDDFIGVRQLLRESLRSLGARNIDQASSGGEAMALLNRTRYDVVLCDYNLGEGKNGQQVLEEVRIRNLLMPSSVFLMVSAEKSVESVMGAAEHQPDAYLVKPITEGVLLTRLNRVWRKKQVFHMIDQAYAEKDYLRAARLCDEQIAASRVHEIELLRMKARLMEKSGEPGKAREVYERVLGQREYQWARAGLAKIRMADGEFEQARQMFQTVIAENRYYIDAYDQLARCYQGLGRHEEAAAVLERAAKLSPNSVPRQRNLGQACLRLGNIPMAEKAFRKCIAIGEYSIRKTPDAYLGLARVCGLKNDPKEALQLLTMAQREFGADHEDMPLRTKITEGLVYHESGDYRRARKAGDELEALLQESPGRPDTATCLEMATLLFAVGVKDAPAELLCYVVRNNHDNTQLLEEVQGIFDKARMGEEGQDLIRASRKEAVDLMNQGVLLWKTGKLTEAAEWMRNARKALPNNVRILFNAVQILISHMQQRGYDPDLDAEAHAILERVDYLQPGQQRFAQLMEQLTMLLPKPDGEETVTEAGLEETPGDTSADASAGTPAKTPSERDATAA, encoded by the coding sequence ATGAGTGCGATTCCTCTCGCCAATCCGCCGGTGCTCGAGCAGATCGACTGGGCCGGCAAGAACTACCTGGTGGTCGACGACTTCATCGGCGTGCGCCAGCTGCTGCGCGAAAGCCTGCGCAGCCTGGGCGCGCGCAACATCGACCAGGCGTCCAGCGGCGGCGAAGCCATGGCCCTGCTGAACCGCACCCGCTACGACGTGGTCCTGTGCGACTACAACCTGGGCGAGGGCAAGAACGGCCAGCAGGTGCTGGAAGAGGTCCGGATCCGCAATCTCCTGATGCCGTCCAGCGTGTTCCTGATGGTGTCGGCGGAGAAGAGCGTGGAATCGGTGATGGGCGCGGCCGAGCACCAGCCGGACGCCTACCTGGTCAAGCCGATCACCGAAGGCGTGCTGCTCACGCGCCTGAACCGGGTGTGGCGCAAGAAGCAGGTGTTCCACATGATCGACCAGGCCTATGCCGAGAAGGACTACCTGCGCGCGGCGCGCCTGTGCGACGAGCAGATCGCGGCCAGCCGCGTACACGAGATCGAGCTGCTGCGCATGAAGGCGCGCCTGATGGAGAAGAGCGGCGAGCCAGGCAAGGCGCGCGAAGTCTACGAGCGCGTGCTGGGCCAGCGCGAATACCAGTGGGCGCGCGCCGGCCTGGCCAAGATCCGCATGGCGGACGGCGAGTTCGAGCAGGCGCGCCAGATGTTCCAGACCGTGATCGCCGAGAACCGCTACTACATCGACGCCTACGACCAGCTGGCGCGCTGCTACCAGGGCCTGGGCCGGCACGAGGAGGCGGCCGCGGTGCTGGAGCGCGCGGCCAAGCTCTCGCCCAATTCGGTGCCGCGCCAGCGCAACCTGGGGCAGGCCTGCCTGCGCCTGGGGAACATCCCGATGGCCGAGAAGGCCTTCCGCAAGTGCATCGCGATCGGCGAGTACTCGATCCGCAAGACGCCCGACGCCTACCTCGGGCTGGCGCGGGTGTGCGGCCTGAAAAACGACCCCAAGGAGGCGCTGCAGCTGCTCACCATGGCCCAGCGCGAGTTCGGCGCCGACCACGAGGACATGCCCCTGCGCACCAAGATCACCGAAGGCCTGGTCTACCACGAGAGCGGCGACTACCGGCGCGCGCGCAAGGCGGGCGACGAGCTCGAAGCGCTGCTGCAGGAAAGCCCGGGCCGGCCCGACACCGCCACCTGCCTCGAGATGGCGACCCTGCTGTTCGCAGTCGGCGTCAAGGACGCGCCGGCCGAGCTGCTGTGCTACGTGGTGCGCAACAACCACGACAACACCCAGCTGCTGGAAGAAGTGCAGGGCATCTTTGACAAGGCGCGCATGGGCGAAGAGGGCCAGGACCTGATCCGCGCCTCGCGCAAGGAAGCGGTGGACCTGATGAACCAGGGCGTGCTGCTGTGGAAGACCGGCAAGCTGACCGAGGCCGCGGAATGGATGCGCAATGCGCGCAAGGCGTTGCCGAACAACGTGCGCATCCTGTTCAACGCGGTGCAGATCCTGATCTCGCACATGCAGCAGCGCGGCTACGATCCGGACCTGGACGCGGAGGCGCATGCCATCCTGGAGCGGGTCGATTACCTGCAGCCGGGGCAGCAGCGCTTCGCGCAGCTGATGGAACAGCTGACCATGTTGTTGCCGAAGCCGGACGGGGAGGAGACGGTGACCGAGGCGGGGCTGGAGGAGACGCCGGGGGATACATCCGCGGATGCGTCGGCGGGTACTCCGGCGAAGACACCATCGGAGCGGGACGCAACCGCAGCCTGA
- a CDS encoding sensor histidine kinase KdpD: MEEAPHSNELFMFLASTAHDMKNSISVLSGTLERLLDGASPETEKAYAQMAQMLYQTRRLNDNLMQLLALYKRVGQPEYPFDVQPLEVGQLVEQVVALERVLLESRGIALDLEFDPQLIWHFDEDLIVGVVSHAINNAVHYTRDRILLALREVDGMLEIRVEDNGAGFPPAFLEIGAPAGRGSGVNFLTNSAGLGLHFSSEVAKMHRHRERAGSVRLENGGSLGGGCFILTLP, from the coding sequence ATGGAAGAAGCACCGCATTCGAACGAGCTGTTCATGTTCCTGGCGTCGACCGCGCACGACATGAAGAACTCGATCAGCGTCCTGTCGGGCACGCTCGAACGCCTGCTGGACGGGGCTTCGCCCGAGACCGAGAAGGCGTACGCGCAGATGGCGCAGATGCTCTACCAGACGCGCCGCCTGAACGACAACCTGATGCAGTTGCTGGCCCTGTACAAGCGCGTCGGCCAGCCCGAATACCCGTTCGACGTCCAGCCGCTCGAGGTCGGCCAGCTGGTCGAGCAGGTGGTGGCGCTCGAGCGCGTGCTGCTGGAGTCGCGCGGCATCGCACTCGACCTCGAGTTCGACCCGCAACTGATCTGGCACTTCGACGAAGACCTGATCGTGGGCGTGGTCTCGCACGCCATCAACAACGCGGTCCACTACACGCGCGACCGCATCCTGCTGGCGCTACGCGAGGTGGACGGCATGCTGGAGATCCGCGTCGAGGACAACGGCGCCGGCTTCCCGCCCGCCTTCCTGGAGATCGGTGCGCCGGCCGGACGCGGCAGCGGCGTCAACTTCCTGACCAACAGCGCCGGCCTGGGCCTGCACTTCTCCAGCGAGGTGGCGAAGATGCACCGCCACCGCGAGCGCGCGGGCAGCGTGCGCCTGGAAAATGGCGGCAGCCTGGGCGGCGGCTGCTTCATCCTGACCCTGCCATGA
- the mnmC gene encoding FAD-dependent 5-carboxymethylaminomethyl-2-thiouridine(34) oxidoreductase MnmC — MNLQQHWRGRTRYTVFDSAYGDGAGVAGLIAAWRADPERPRTLHVVALADGLMPGFHRILQPEPGLTLDLLAAPLDAALGQLSASLDWIRLHAPAMPGAAFARPLARITALAARLEASALDEEQRASLRAQGFVFEGEGPHAVFASRKPRLPVAPTPERRALVIGAGLAGSAAAQRLCARGWQVTLLERHPGPAMEASGNLAGIFMPLLSRDDNIPTRLTRAAYLYALRLWEQLGGVGAAIEGQRCGVLQLARDAGHAAVSRAIAQEGAPPAEFARWLEAPEASSLLGLPAPDGGWLFPQGGWARPGSVCETMLAACGERLTRRFGVGEVALERAEGEWLARGADGAELGRAPSVVLANGAGALRMVQAARLPLSVLRGQVTHLDAAQAPSLPLVLCREAYLTPAAGGVVCAGATYDLDPDPQLRAASQEENLARMRALVSDPQAASGAPLAGRVGFRCVAPDRLPLVGRLPDFAAAGGTERLRDVPRHPGLHALLGYASRGLIWAPLAAELLAAQLEGEPLPLETSLVDALDPARFVLRARRSGRAPQVLDD, encoded by the coding sequence GTGAATCTGCAGCAGCACTGGCGCGGCCGCACGCGCTACACCGTCTTCGACAGCGCCTATGGCGACGGCGCCGGCGTCGCGGGACTGATCGCGGCCTGGCGCGCCGATCCGGAGCGCCCGCGAACCCTGCACGTGGTGGCGCTGGCCGATGGCCTGATGCCGGGCTTTCACCGCATCCTCCAGCCTGAACCCGGCCTGACCCTGGACCTGCTCGCCGCGCCGCTCGACGCCGCATTGGGCCAGCTCTCCGCGAGCCTCGATTGGATCCGCCTGCACGCGCCTGCCATGCCCGGAGCCGCCTTCGCCCGTCCGCTGGCGCGCATCACGGCGCTCGCCGCGCGCCTGGAAGCATCCGCCCTCGACGAGGAACAGCGCGCATCCCTGCGCGCCCAGGGTTTCGTGTTCGAGGGCGAGGGCCCGCACGCGGTGTTCGCGAGCCGCAAGCCGCGCCTGCCGGTCGCGCCCACGCCCGAGCGGCGCGCGCTGGTGATCGGCGCCGGCCTGGCGGGTTCCGCCGCCGCCCAGCGCCTGTGCGCGCGCGGCTGGCAGGTGACGCTGCTGGAGCGCCATCCGGGCCCGGCGATGGAAGCATCGGGCAACCTGGCCGGCATCTTCATGCCCTTGCTGTCCCGCGACGACAACATCCCCACCCGCCTGACCCGCGCCGCCTACCTGTACGCGCTGCGCCTGTGGGAGCAGCTGGGCGGCGTCGGCGCCGCCATCGAGGGCCAGCGCTGCGGCGTGCTGCAACTGGCGCGCGACGCCGGGCACGCGGCCGTCTCGCGCGCCATCGCGCAGGAGGGCGCGCCGCCGGCGGAATTCGCGCGCTGGCTGGAAGCGCCGGAAGCGTCCAGCCTGCTCGGCCTGCCGGCGCCGGACGGCGGCTGGCTGTTCCCGCAAGGTGGCTGGGCCCGTCCCGGCAGCGTGTGCGAGACCATGCTGGCTGCCTGCGGCGAGCGCCTGACGCGCCGTTTCGGCGTCGGCGAGGTGGCCCTCGAGCGCGCGGAAGGGGAATGGCTGGCGCGCGGCGCCGACGGTGCGGAGCTGGGCCGCGCGCCCAGCGTGGTGCTGGCCAATGGCGCGGGCGCGCTGCGCATGGTCCAGGCGGCCCGGCTGCCGCTGTCCGTCCTGCGCGGCCAGGTGACCCATCTCGACGCCGCCCAGGCGCCGTCGCTGCCCCTGGTGCTGTGCCGCGAAGCCTACCTGACCCCGGCGGCGGGCGGCGTGGTCTGCGCCGGGGCGACCTACGACCTGGACCCCGATCCACAATTGCGCGCCGCCAGCCAGGAAGAGAACCTGGCGCGCATGCGCGCCCTGGTGTCCGATCCGCAGGCGGCGTCTGGGGCGCCGCTGGCCGGCCGCGTGGGTTTCCGCTGCGTGGCCCCGGACCGCCTGCCGCTGGTCGGCCGCCTGCCCGACTTCGCCGCCGCCGGCGGCACCGAGCGCCTGCGCGATGTGCCGCGCCACCCCGGCCTGCACGCCCTGCTGGGCTATGCCTCGCGCGGCCTGATCTGGGCGCCGCTGGCGGCCGAGCTGCTCGCCGCCCAGCTCGAAGGCGAGCCACTGCCGCTGGAAACCAGCCTGGTGGACGCGCTCGATCCGGCGCGCTTCGTGCTGCGTGCGCGGCGCAGCGGCCGCGCGCCACAGGTCCTTGACGACTGA
- a CDS encoding DNA-3-methyladenine glycosylase I translates to MTKIRCSWANMANPRYVAYHDNEWGVPCHDENTLFEMLNLEGAQAGLSWETILNKRENYRAAFDGWDADRIAAYGDDKVAELLANPGIVRNRLKVAAAITNAKAYLAMRAQGQTLDSYLWDFVDGKPLVNDFADGHRPARTELSDRISKDLSKRGFKFVGSTIVYAYMQCVGLVNDHDPQCFCRTGR, encoded by the coding sequence ATGACCAAGATCCGCTGCTCCTGGGCCAACATGGCCAACCCGCGCTACGTCGCCTACCACGACAATGAGTGGGGCGTGCCCTGCCACGACGAGAACACCCTGTTCGAGATGCTCAATCTCGAGGGGGCGCAGGCCGGCCTGTCCTGGGAGACCATCCTGAACAAGCGCGAGAACTACCGCGCCGCCTTCGACGGCTGGGACGCGGATAGAATCGCCGCCTATGGCGACGACAAGGTCGCCGAGCTGCTGGCCAATCCCGGCATCGTGCGCAACCGCCTCAAGGTGGCGGCGGCGATCACCAACGCCAAGGCCTACCTGGCGATGCGTGCGCAGGGCCAGACGCTCGACAGCTACCTGTGGGACTTCGTCGACGGCAAGCCGCTGGTCAACGACTTCGCCGACGGCCATCGCCCGGCGCGCACCGAGCTGTCCGACCGCATCTCCAAGGACTTGTCCAAGCGCGGTTTCAAGTTCGTCGGCTCCACCATCGTCTACGCCTACATGCAGTGCGTCGGCCTGGTCAACGACCACGACCCGCAATGTTTCTGCCGTACGGGGCGTTGA
- a CDS encoding PLP-dependent aminotransferase family protein — protein MHIHKVIASAPLDRSGAIPLFRQLYTRLKDAILRGALAPGARLPATRELCSLLGVSRQTVLAAYEQLTAEGYLRGGVGQGTFVEPALNLARPDTPAPGLLRPLPERGAAMAAAMARTRFHDGPVRAFRPSMPGLDLFPFDLWRKIELRQLRRAGPHLGYSRPEGYAPLRELLCAYLRASRGVECTPEQIVITSGSQQALYLLGQLLLAPGDRVWVESPGYLGASAPLAVAGASLCTVPVTEEGMDVAYGAKHYPDARMVFATPSHQLPLGVTMSLSRRLELLRWASANRAWIIEDDYDSEYRYTGPPLASLQGLDRAGCVVYVGTLSKVLFPGLRLGYVVAPPALAEPLARAKAVVDRHNAIVPQAVLADFIGEGHFARHIRRTREAYGERREALLGALQDRLGERLRCGPSDAGLDVCVHFQPGRDGRLPEEARVDEAATRAGIELRPLSYYTHAIATPECAVTPGLVLGFSAVGPADIRQGVDKLAQVMEAEARRSGARS, from the coding sequence ATGCATATCCACAAGGTGATCGCCAGCGCCCCGCTCGACCGCAGCGGCGCCATCCCGCTGTTCCGCCAGCTCTACACGCGGCTCAAGGACGCCATCCTGCGCGGCGCGCTGGCGCCGGGTGCGCGCCTGCCGGCCACGCGCGAGCTGTGCAGCCTGCTGGGCGTCTCGCGCCAGACCGTGCTGGCGGCCTACGAGCAGCTCACGGCCGAGGGCTACCTGCGCGGCGGCGTGGGGCAGGGCACCTTCGTCGAGCCGGCCCTCAACCTGGCGCGGCCCGACACCCCGGCGCCGGGCCTGCTGCGCCCCTTGCCCGAACGCGGAGCGGCGATGGCGGCGGCGATGGCGCGCACCCGCTTTCACGACGGACCGGTGCGCGCCTTCCGTCCCAGCATGCCGGGCCTGGACCTGTTCCCCTTCGACCTGTGGCGCAAGATCGAACTGCGCCAGCTGCGCCGCGCCGGCCCGCATCTCGGCTACAGCCGGCCGGAAGGCTACGCGCCGCTGCGGGAACTGCTGTGCGCCTACCTGCGCGCCTCGCGCGGGGTCGAGTGCACGCCGGAGCAGATCGTGATCACCTCGGGCTCGCAGCAGGCCCTCTACCTGCTTGGTCAACTGCTGCTGGCGCCGGGCGACCGGGTATGGGTCGAGTCGCCCGGCTACCTGGGCGCCAGCGCCCCGCTGGCGGTGGCCGGCGCCAGCCTGTGCACGGTGCCGGTGACCGAGGAGGGCATGGACGTGGCCTACGGGGCCAAACATTATCCGGACGCGCGCATGGTGTTCGCCACGCCCTCGCACCAGCTGCCGCTGGGCGTGACCATGAGCCTGTCGCGCCGGCTGGAACTGCTGCGCTGGGCCAGCGCCAATCGCGCCTGGATCATCGAGGACGACTACGACAGCGAATACCGCTACACCGGCCCGCCGCTGGCATCCCTGCAAGGCCTGGACCGGGCCGGCTGCGTGGTCTACGTCGGGACGCTCTCGAAGGTGCTGTTCCCCGGCCTGCGCCTGGGTTACGTGGTGGCGCCGCCCGCCCTGGCCGAGCCGCTGGCGCGCGCCAAGGCGGTGGTCGACCGCCACAACGCCATCGTGCCGCAGGCGGTGCTGGCCGACTTCATCGGTGAAGGCCATTTCGCGCGCCACATCCGGCGCACCCGCGAGGCCTATGGCGAGCGGCGCGAGGCGCTGCTGGGCGCCTTGCAGGACAGGCTCGGCGAGCGCTTGCGCTGCGGACCGTCCGACGCGGGGCTGGACGTCTGCGTGCATTTCCAGCCTGGCCGCGACGGCCGCCTGCCAGAGGAGGCGCGCGTGGACGAGGCGGCCACCCGGGCGGGGATCGAGCTGCGCCCGCTGTCCTATTACACGCACGCCATCGCCACCCCGGAGTGCGCCGTCACGCCCGGGCTGGTGCTCGGCTTTTCGGCCGTGGGACCGGCGGACATCCGGCAGGGCGTGGACAAGCTGGCCCAGGTGATGGAGGCCGAGGCTCGCAGGTCCGGCGCCCGCTCCTGA
- a CDS encoding OsmC family protein — MKQFDARVAWQRAGQPFLDQRYSRAHAWSFDGGLTVPASSSPLSVPVPMSDPAAVDPEEAVVAAASSCHMLFFLSLAAQEGYVVDSYEDQAIGLLDVGPDGRAALVRIELRPAIRFAGRQPEAEALARLHHAAHEKCYVANSLKCAVVVKEA; from the coding sequence ATGAAGCAGTTCGACGCCCGCGTGGCCTGGCAGCGTGCCGGCCAGCCTTTCCTCGACCAGCGCTACAGCCGCGCCCACGCCTGGTCTTTCGACGGCGGCCTGACGGTGCCGGCTTCGTCCTCACCGCTCTCGGTGCCGGTCCCGATGTCGGACCCGGCCGCGGTCGATCCGGAAGAGGCGGTGGTGGCGGCGGCGTCGAGCTGCCACATGCTGTTCTTCCTGTCGCTGGCGGCGCAGGAGGGCTATGTGGTGGACAGCTACGAGGACCAGGCCATCGGCCTGCTCGATGTCGGCCCCGATGGGCGCGCCGCCCTGGTGCGCATCGAGCTGCGACCGGCGATCCGCTTCGCCGGCCGCCAGCCCGAGGCCGAGGCGCTGGCGCGCCTGCATCATGCGGCGCACGAGAAATGCTATGTGGCGAACTCGCTCAAGTGCGCGGTCGTGGTGAAGGAGGCCTGA
- a CDS encoding FMN-binding negative transcriptional regulator: MYIAARHAQHDVQAMHALIAAHALGTLVTLDEGLPDADHLPFEFIEAGEHGLLRAHVARANPVWRRAGQRVLVAFRGPAGYEPPDPVEKVEREGRVVPTWDYHAVHVHGVLRVIEEPAWLLALVRRQTEHHEAAQPHPWSVDDAPPSYIEGMLKAIVGIEIAVERIEGKWKGSAPGAR, from the coding sequence ATGTACATCGCCGCCCGCCACGCCCAGCACGACGTCCAGGCCATGCACGCCCTGATCGCGGCCCATGCGCTGGGCACCCTGGTAACCCTCGACGAGGGCCTGCCCGACGCCGACCACCTGCCCTTCGAGTTCATCGAGGCCGGCGAGCACGGCCTGCTGCGCGCCCACGTGGCGCGCGCCAACCCGGTGTGGCGGCGCGCCGGCCAGCGGGTGCTGGTCGCCTTCCGCGGCCCGGCCGGCTACGAGCCGCCCGACCCGGTCGAGAAAGTGGAACGCGAAGGCCGCGTGGTGCCGACCTGGGACTATCACGCGGTGCACGTGCATGGCGTCCTGCGCGTGATCGAGGAGCCGGCCTGGCTGCTGGCGCTGGTGCGGCGCCAGACCGAGCACCACGAAGCCGCGCAGCCGCATCCCTGGTCGGTGGACGACGCGCCGCCGAGCTATATCGAGGGCATGCTCAAGGCCATCGTCGGGATCGAGATCGCGGTCGAGCGGATCGAAGGGAAGTGGAAGGGCAGCGCGCCCGGCGCGCGCTGA